One region of Cyanobium sp. M30B3 genomic DNA includes:
- the psaB gene encoding photosystem I core protein PsaB, which translates to MATKFPSFSQGLAQDPTTRRIWYGIATAHDFESHDGMTEERLYQKLFSTHFGHLAIIGLWVSGNLFHIAWQGNFEQWVADPLHVRPIAHAIWDPHFGQGAITAFTQAGASSPVNIAYSGLYHWWYTIGMRTNAELYQGSIFMMILSAWALFAGWLHLQPKFRPSLAWFKNAESRLNHHLAVLFGFSSIAWTGHLVHVAIPEARGQHVGWDNFLSVLPHPAGLGPFFTGNWGVYAQNPDSVYQAFGSSEGAGTAILTFLGGFHPQSEALWLTDIAHHHLAIGCLFVIAGHMYRTNFGIGHSIREILEAHNPPKGTPFGGALGAGHKGLYDTINNSLHFQLGLALASLGVVTSLVAQHMYSMPSYAFIAKDYTTQAALYTHHQYIAIFLMCGAFAHGAIFFIRDYDPEANKNNVLARMLEHKEAIISHLSWVSLFLGFHTLGLYVHNDVVVAFGTPEKQILVEPVFAQFVQAASGKAVYGMNVLLSNPDSLVSNAPGPGAVWLPGWLDGINAGNNSLFLQIGPGDFLVHHAIALGLHTTTLILVKGALDARGSKLMPDKKDFGYSFPCDGPGRGGTCDISAWDAFYLAVFWALNTVGWLTFYWHWKHLAIWQGNVAQFNESSTYLMGWFRDYLWLNSSQLINGYNPAGTNNLAVWAWMFLFGHLVWATGFMFLISWRGYWQELIETIVWAHQRTPLANLVGWRDKPVALSIVQARVVGLAHFTIGYFLTYAAFLIASTSGKFG; encoded by the coding sequence ATGGCAACGAAATTTCCTTCGTTCAGCCAGGGTCTGGCACAGGACCCGACAACCCGCCGGATCTGGTACGGCATTGCCACGGCTCACGACTTCGAGAGCCACGACGGCATGACCGAGGAGCGGCTTTACCAGAAGCTGTTCTCCACCCACTTCGGACACCTGGCCATCATTGGCCTCTGGGTTTCGGGCAACCTGTTCCATATCGCCTGGCAGGGCAACTTTGAGCAGTGGGTCGCCGATCCTCTGCACGTGCGTCCCATCGCTCATGCGATCTGGGATCCCCACTTCGGCCAGGGCGCCATCACCGCCTTCACCCAGGCGGGCGCTTCTTCCCCGGTGAACATCGCCTATTCCGGTCTGTACCACTGGTGGTACACGATCGGCATGCGCACCAACGCCGAGCTGTACCAGGGTTCCATCTTCATGATGATCCTGTCGGCCTGGGCCCTGTTCGCCGGCTGGCTCCATCTCCAGCCCAAGTTCCGGCCTTCCCTGGCCTGGTTCAAGAACGCTGAATCCCGGCTCAACCACCACCTGGCGGTTCTGTTCGGTTTCAGCTCGATCGCCTGGACCGGTCACCTGGTTCACGTGGCCATCCCTGAGGCCCGTGGTCAGCACGTCGGTTGGGACAATTTCCTCTCCGTCCTGCCACACCCCGCAGGTCTGGGTCCGTTCTTCACCGGCAACTGGGGCGTCTATGCCCAGAACCCCGACAGCGTGTACCAGGCCTTCGGCAGTTCCGAGGGTGCCGGCACCGCGATCCTCACCTTCCTGGGTGGTTTCCACCCCCAGAGTGAGGCCCTCTGGCTCACCGACATCGCCCATCACCACCTGGCGATCGGCTGTCTGTTCGTGATCGCTGGCCACATGTACCGGACCAACTTCGGTATCGGCCACTCGATCCGCGAGATCCTCGAGGCCCACAACCCTCCCAAGGGCACTCCCTTTGGTGGCGCCCTCGGCGCCGGCCACAAGGGTCTGTACGACACCATCAACAACTCGCTCCACTTCCAACTGGGTCTGGCCCTGGCCTCCCTGGGTGTGGTCACGAGCCTGGTGGCGCAGCACATGTATTCGATGCCGTCCTACGCGTTCATCGCCAAGGACTACACGACGCAAGCTGCCCTCTACACCCACCACCAGTACATCGCCATCTTCCTGATGTGCGGTGCCTTCGCCCACGGTGCGATCTTCTTCATCCGTGACTACGACCCCGAAGCCAACAAGAACAACGTGTTGGCCCGGATGCTCGAGCACAAGGAAGCGATCATCAGCCACCTGAGCTGGGTGTCCCTGTTCCTCGGTTTCCACACCCTGGGTCTCTACGTCCACAACGACGTGGTGGTGGCCTTTGGTACCCCCGAGAAGCAGATCCTGGTGGAGCCCGTGTTCGCCCAGTTCGTGCAGGCTGCCTCCGGCAAAGCCGTCTACGGCATGAACGTGCTGCTGTCCAATCCCGACAGCCTGGTGAGCAATGCCCCTGGCCCCGGCGCCGTCTGGCTGCCCGGCTGGCTCGATGGCATCAACGCCGGCAACAACAGCCTCTTCCTGCAGATCGGTCCTGGTGACTTCCTGGTGCACCACGCCATTGCGCTGGGTCTGCACACCACCACCCTGATCCTGGTGAAGGGCGCCCTCGATGCCCGCGGCTCCAAGCTGATGCCCGACAAGAAGGACTTCGGCTACTCCTTCCCCTGCGACGGCCCCGGCCGTGGTGGCACCTGCGACATCAGCGCCTGGGACGCCTTCTATCTGGCTGTCTTCTGGGCCCTGAACACCGTGGGCTGGCTCACCTTCTACTGGCACTGGAAGCACCTGGCCATCTGGCAGGGCAACGTGGCCCAGTTCAACGAATCCAGCACCTATCTGATGGGCTGGTTCCGCGATTACCTGTGGCTCAACAGCTCCCAGCTGATCAACGGCTACAACCCCGCCGGCACCAACAACCTGGCCGTCTGGGCCTGGATGTTCCTCTTCGGGCACCTGGTCTGGGCAACCGGATTCATGTTCCTGATCTCCTGGCGTGGTTACTGGCAGGAACTGATCGAAACCATCGTGTGGGCGCACCAGCGCACCCCGCTCGCCAACCTGGTGGGCTGGCGTGACAAGCCCGTGGCCCTCTCGATCGTGCAAGCCCGTGTGGTGGGCCTGGCCCACTTCACCATCGGCTACTTCCTCACCTATGCCGCCTTCCTGATCGCTTCCACCTCCGGCAAGTTCGGCTGA
- the psaA gene encoding photosystem I core protein PsaA, with product MTISPPERGEKAKAMVDRNRVPATFELFEKPGHFDRTLAKGPKTTTWIWNLHANAHDFDSHTSDLEEVSRKIFSAHFGHLAVIFIWLSGAFFHGARFSNYTGWLADPLHVKPSAQVVWPIFGQEILNGDVGAGFHGIQITSGLFHVWRAWGFTSEFQLLCTAIGALVMAGLMLNAGVFHYHKAAPKLEWFQNVESMLNHHLAGLLGLGSLSWTGHLLHVSLPTTALMDAIDAGKPLAINGKTIATYGDIPLPHEFLNQDVLAQIFPGFGAGISAFFTGNWAAYSDFLTFKGGLNPVTGSLWMTDIAHHHLAIAVLFIVAGHMYRTNWGIGHSIKEILEGQKGDPLLFPAPNGHDGLFEFMTTSWHAQLGVNLALLGSLTIIVAHHMYAMPPYPYIGIDYPTQLSIFTHHMWIGGFLIVGAGAHAAIAMVRDYDPAKHIDNVLDRVLKARDALISHLNWVCIWLGFHSFGLYIHNDTMRALGRPQDMFSDSAIALKPVFAQWIQGLHAAAAGTTAPNALAGVSEVFNGAVVAVGGKVAAAPIPLGTADFMVHHIHAFTIHVTVLILLKGVLYSRSSRLVPDKANLGFRFPCDGPGRGGTCQVSAWDHVFLGLFWMYNSLSIVIFHFSWKMQSDVWGTVNPDGTVQHITNGNFAQSAITINGWLRDFLWAQAAQVINSYGSSSSAYGLMFLGAHFIWAFSLMFLFSGRGYWQELIESIVWAHNKLKVAPAIQPRALSITQGRAVGVAHYLLGGIATTWAFFLARIVAVG from the coding sequence ATGACCATCAGCCCACCAGAGCGTGGGGAAAAGGCCAAGGCCATGGTCGACCGGAACCGCGTTCCGGCCACGTTTGAGCTTTTCGAAAAGCCCGGACATTTCGACCGCACCCTGGCCAAGGGTCCCAAAACCACCACCTGGATTTGGAACCTCCACGCCAACGCTCACGACTTCGACAGCCACACGAGCGACCTCGAAGAGGTCTCTCGCAAGATCTTTTCGGCTCACTTCGGCCATCTGGCCGTCATCTTCATCTGGTTGAGCGGTGCCTTCTTCCATGGCGCCCGCTTCTCCAACTACACCGGCTGGCTGGCTGACCCTCTCCACGTCAAGCCTTCAGCCCAGGTGGTCTGGCCGATCTTCGGCCAGGAAATCCTCAATGGCGATGTGGGTGCCGGCTTCCACGGCATCCAGATCACCTCCGGTCTCTTCCACGTGTGGAGGGCCTGGGGCTTCACCAGCGAGTTCCAGCTCCTGTGCACCGCCATCGGTGCCCTGGTGATGGCCGGCCTGATGCTCAATGCCGGCGTCTTCCACTACCACAAGGCAGCTCCCAAGCTGGAGTGGTTCCAGAACGTTGAGTCGATGCTCAACCACCACCTGGCAGGTCTGCTGGGTCTGGGATCCCTGTCGTGGACCGGGCACCTGCTGCACGTGTCCCTGCCCACCACGGCCCTGATGGATGCCATCGACGCCGGCAAGCCGCTGGCGATCAACGGCAAGACCATCGCCACCTACGGCGACATCCCCCTGCCGCACGAATTCCTCAATCAGGACGTGCTGGCCCAGATCTTCCCCGGCTTCGGTGCTGGCATTTCTGCCTTCTTCACCGGCAACTGGGCGGCCTACAGCGATTTCCTCACCTTCAAGGGTGGGCTGAATCCTGTCACCGGCAGCCTCTGGATGACCGACATCGCCCATCACCACCTGGCGATCGCGGTGCTGTTCATCGTGGCCGGTCACATGTACCGCACCAACTGGGGTATCGGTCACAGCATCAAGGAGATCCTGGAAGGCCAGAAGGGCGATCCCCTGCTGTTCCCGGCTCCCAACGGTCACGACGGCCTGTTCGAGTTCATGACCACCAGCTGGCATGCCCAGCTCGGCGTGAACCTGGCCCTGCTCGGCTCGCTGACCATCATCGTGGCGCATCACATGTATGCGATGCCCCCGTATCCCTACATCGGGATTGATTACCCCACCCAGCTCTCGATCTTCACCCACCACATGTGGATCGGTGGCTTCCTGATCGTGGGTGCCGGTGCGCACGCCGCCATTGCGATGGTGCGCGACTACGACCCCGCCAAGCACATCGACAACGTGCTGGATCGGGTGCTCAAGGCCCGCGATGCCCTGATCAGCCACCTCAACTGGGTGTGCATCTGGCTCGGCTTCCACAGCTTCGGCCTCTACATCCACAACGACACCATGCGTGCCCTGGGCCGTCCCCAGGACATGTTCAGCGACTCCGCCATTGCCCTGAAGCCCGTCTTCGCGCAGTGGATCCAGGGTCTGCACGCCGCCGCCGCCGGCACCACCGCTCCCAATGCCCTCGCGGGTGTGAGCGAAGTGTTCAATGGCGCCGTCGTTGCCGTGGGCGGCAAGGTTGCCGCTGCGCCGATCCCCCTGGGAACGGCCGACTTCATGGTGCACCACATCCATGCCTTCACGATCCACGTCACCGTGCTGATCCTGCTGAAGGGTGTGCTGTACAGCCGCAGCTCCCGTCTTGTCCCCGACAAGGCGAACCTGGGCTTCCGCTTCCCCTGCGACGGCCCCGGCCGTGGCGGTACCTGCCAGGTGTCGGCTTGGGACCACGTGTTCCTCGGCCTGTTCTGGATGTACAACTCCCTGTCGATCGTGATCTTCCACTTCTCCTGGAAGATGCAGAGCGACGTGTGGGGCACCGTCAACCCCGACGGCACCGTCCAGCACATCACCAACGGCAACTTCGCCCAGAGCGCCATCACCATCAATGGTTGGCTGCGTGACTTCCTGTGGGCCCAGGCCGCACAGGTGATCAACAGCTATGGCTCCAGCAGCAGTGCCTATGGCCTGATGTTCCTGGGTGCCCACTTCATCTGGGCCTTCAGCCTGATGTTCCTGTTCAGTGGCCGCGGCTACTGGCAGGAGCTGATCGAGTCCATCGTCTGGGCTCACAACAAGCTGAAGGTGGCCCCGGCCATCCAGCCGCGTGCCCTCTCCATCACCCAGGGCCGTGCCGTGGGTGTCGCCCACTACCTCCTGGGCGGCATCGCGACCACCTGGGCATTCTTCCTGGCCCGCATCGTCGCGGTCGGCTGA
- the cobJ gene encoding precorrin-3B C(17)-methyltransferase, with product MSGNQQPLRQRHGVWALGFSAAAEPLLVQLQAAGLVDGCLQAEQLEEHWPRAEAFVLVAACGLVVRRIAPLLQGKTLDPAVVVLDPGGRFAIPLLGAHRAGGEALCQRLAAVLGAAVVATGSSSGRGQLALDSFGLRWGWRPGPGGDWNALMQRAARSRDPLPVLQEAGNRSWRQLGAATGLEDWQPQAGTPAAMQVTARRGEGCRWHPPCLWLGLGCERHTSLALLERLVEQQLQAAGLASEAVAGLASIDRKADEPALLELARRRQWPLRWFGAEELGSVPVPNPSAAVAAEMGTASVAEAAALLAAGPEARLLLPKQVEHHQPGERGAATLAIAQASEQWAPGRGQLHLVGSGPGRLDLLTPDARRALAEASVWVGYGLYLDLLEPLRRPDQLRCDGQLTQERARCQQALDLANQGLNVALVSSGDSGIYAMAGLALELWLAQPADGRPGFTVHPGLSALQLAAARAGAPLMHDFCTISLSDRLTPWTVIEQRLRAAASGDFVVALYNPRSLGRDWQLGRARELLLEGRPPSTPVVLARQLGRAEEQVSIHTLGDLPIAEVDMLTLVLVGNSTSRSADGWVVTPRGYPGAELT from the coding sequence ATGAGCGGCAACCAGCAGCCGCTGCGCCAGCGGCACGGGGTGTGGGCCCTGGGATTCAGCGCCGCCGCCGAACCGCTGCTCGTCCAGCTCCAGGCCGCCGGACTGGTGGATGGCTGCCTGCAGGCCGAGCAGCTCGAGGAGCACTGGCCCCGGGCCGAGGCCTTCGTGCTGGTGGCGGCCTGCGGGCTGGTGGTGCGCCGGATCGCCCCCCTGCTGCAGGGCAAAACCCTCGATCCGGCGGTGGTGGTGCTCGATCCGGGGGGCCGCTTCGCCATCCCCCTGCTCGGTGCCCACCGGGCCGGTGGCGAGGCCCTCTGCCAGCGGTTGGCGGCGGTGCTGGGCGCTGCCGTGGTGGCCACCGGCAGCAGCAGCGGCCGGGGCCAGCTCGCCCTCGACAGCTTCGGGCTGCGCTGGGGCTGGCGGCCGGGCCCCGGCGGCGACTGGAACGCGCTGATGCAGCGGGCCGCCCGCAGCCGGGATCCCCTGCCGGTGCTGCAGGAGGCGGGCAACCGCAGCTGGCGCCAGCTGGGGGCGGCCACCGGGCTGGAGGACTGGCAACCGCAGGCCGGCACACCAGCCGCGATGCAGGTGACGGCCCGCCGGGGCGAGGGCTGCCGCTGGCATCCCCCCTGCCTGTGGCTGGGACTCGGCTGCGAACGGCACACCAGCCTGGCCCTGCTGGAGCGGCTGGTGGAGCAGCAGCTGCAGGCCGCCGGTCTGGCCAGTGAGGCGGTGGCCGGACTGGCCAGCATCGACCGCAAGGCCGATGAGCCGGCCCTGCTGGAGCTGGCCCGCCGGCGGCAGTGGCCCCTGCGCTGGTTCGGTGCCGAGGAGCTGGGCAGCGTGCCGGTGCCGAACCCGTCAGCCGCGGTGGCGGCGGAGATGGGCACCGCCAGCGTGGCGGAGGCGGCGGCGCTGCTGGCGGCGGGGCCCGAGGCCCGGCTGCTGCTGCCCAAGCAGGTGGAGCACCACCAGCCCGGCGAACGGGGGGCGGCGACGCTGGCCATCGCCCAGGCGAGTGAGCAATGGGCGCCCGGCCGGGGGCAGCTGCATCTGGTGGGCAGTGGCCCGGGCCGGCTGGATCTGCTCACCCCCGATGCCCGGCGCGCCCTGGCCGAGGCCAGCGTGTGGGTGGGCTACGGGCTCTATCTGGATCTGCTGGAGCCCCTGCGGCGGCCGGATCAACTGCGCTGCGACGGCCAGCTCACCCAGGAGCGGGCCCGCTGCCAGCAGGCCCTCGACCTGGCCAACCAGGGGCTGAATGTGGCCCTGGTGTCGTCGGGCGACAGCGGCATCTACGCCATGGCCGGCCTGGCCCTGGAGCTGTGGCTGGCCCAACCGGCCGATGGACGCCCGGGCTTCACGGTGCACCCGGGCCTGTCGGCGCTGCAGCTGGCGGCGGCCCGGGCCGGCGCCCCCCTGATGCACGACTTCTGCACGATCAGCCTCAGCGATCGGCTCACCCCCTGGACGGTGATCGAACAACGGCTGCGGGCCGCCGCCAGCGGCGACTTCGTGGTGGCGCTCTACAACCCGCGCTCCCTGGGCCGCGACTGGCAGCTGGGCCGGGCCCGGGAGCTGCTGCTGGAAGGCAGGCCCCCCTCCACACCGGTGGTGCTGGCCCGCCAGCTGGGGCGGGCGGAGGAGCAGGTGAGCATCCACACCCTGGGGGATCTGCCGATCGCCGAGGTGGACATGCTCACCCTGGTGCTGGTGGGCAACAGCACCAGCCGCAGCGCCGACGGCTGGGTGGTGACCCCACGGGGCTACCCAGGGGCGGAACTCACCTGA
- the lipA gene encoding lipoyl synthase, whose product MLKPDWLRVKAPQRERIGAVADLLVDLKLNTVCQEASCPNIGECFAGGTATFLIMGPGCTRACPYCDIDFDKSVRPLDPTEPERLGEAVQRLGLSHVVITAVNRDDLADGGASQFVACVQAVRRRSPLTTIELLIPDFCGDWDALAAVMDAAPDVLNHNIETVPRLYRRARPQAIYERSLELLQRVQEGWPRTYTKSGLMVGLGETDAEVLAVLADLRRHAVDIVTIGQYLSPGPKHLPVDRFVTPEQFEQFHLVGEQELGFLQVVSSPLTRSSYHAADVQQLMEKHPKAQTTSHHG is encoded by the coding sequence TTGCTCAAACCCGACTGGCTGCGCGTGAAGGCGCCACAGCGTGAACGGATCGGCGCCGTGGCCGACCTGCTGGTGGACCTGAAGCTCAACACGGTGTGCCAGGAGGCCAGTTGCCCCAACATCGGCGAGTGCTTCGCCGGCGGCACGGCCACCTTCCTGATCATGGGGCCGGGCTGCACCCGGGCCTGCCCCTACTGCGACATCGACTTCGACAAGAGCGTGCGGCCGCTCGACCCCACGGAACCGGAACGGCTGGGGGAGGCGGTGCAGCGCCTGGGGCTCAGCCACGTGGTGATCACGGCCGTGAACCGCGACGACCTGGCCGATGGCGGCGCCAGCCAGTTCGTGGCCTGCGTGCAGGCGGTGCGTCGCCGCTCGCCCCTCACCACGATCGAACTGCTGATCCCGGACTTCTGCGGCGACTGGGACGCCCTGGCCGCCGTGATGGACGCCGCGCCGGACGTGCTCAACCACAACATCGAAACCGTGCCGCGGCTCTACCGCAGGGCCAGGCCCCAGGCGATCTATGAGCGGTCGCTGGAGCTGCTGCAACGGGTGCAGGAGGGCTGGCCCCGCACCTACACCAAATCAGGGCTGATGGTGGGGCTGGGGGAAACGGACGCCGAGGTGCTCGCGGTGCTGGCCGACCTGCGCCGCCACGCCGTGGACATCGTGACCATCGGCCAGTACCTCTCACCGGGCCCGAAACACCTGCCGGTGGATCGCTTCGTGACGCCGGAGCAGTTTGAGCAGTTTCACCTAGTGGGCGAACAGGAGCTCGGCTTTCTGCAGGTGGTGAGCAGTCCGCTCACGCGCAGCAGCTACCATGCAGCTGATGTGCAGCAGCTGATGGAAAAGCATCCGAAAGCACAAACCACCAGCCATCACGGCTGA